A genome region from Methanobrevibacter sp. includes the following:
- a CDS encoding calcium-translocating P-type ATPase, PMCA-type gives MDYSLETGLTANEVIERQKKYGLNKLDEKKPTPLAILFLSQFADILIGLLLIAAVAAYAIGDVIDAGVIVLAVLLNVIMGFIQEYRSRKAMESLKNLMVNTAVVKRDGTIQEINSEDLTIGDIVILEEGVKSPADLRLIECNDLSCDESSLTGESEAIRKDIDDKVYMDSNILAGNGVAVVESIGMKTEIGKIAEIVQEEDEDTPLKEKVGNLGKTLSLIAIAVCIIIFFMELLKGIPLVETFMTAVSLAVAAIPEGLPAVLTLTLALGMSQMAKSDALVRKLLSVETLGSCTIICSDKTGTLTENRMTVVDSFYTNKKTTLEIGKLCNNATLHNGEVIGDQTDGAILKHCKDSEISLERVDEIPLDSNRKMMSTIHRLDGEKTLVLTKGAPEIILGKCKYIDYDGNVKIIDDKSKEIILKKIDEMSDNALRVIGFAYKLNDEDDPEENLTFTGLLGLIDPPKKDARQAVSDCINAGIQVKMITGDYLKTACAIARDLGILTTGRAITGEELERMSLEEYHKIADEIQVYARVKPTQKMKIVEALKDKGNVVAMTGDGVNDAPALKKASIGVAMGDGTDVAKESADMILQNNDFSTIVKAVREGRKIYDNIKRFVKFQVSTNVGAILTIVGTSLLTLPLPFNPVQLLWLNIVMDGPPAQTLGIEGAERDVMNRPPETGDILTRKTLLEILLTGLVMAVGTIIVFFWQMSVATEQKAMTVAFTLFVMYQLFNAYNRKANSEQSSKFLYIAILISFALQLLIIYIPQLQVIFRTTSIGLIDWAVIVIVAFTIIISEKVMNRVIK, from the coding sequence ATGGATTACTCACTAGAAACCGGATTAACAGCAAATGAAGTCATTGAAAGGCAGAAAAAATATGGTTTAAACAAGCTTGACGAAAAGAAACCTACTCCCTTGGCGATATTATTCTTAAGCCAGTTTGCAGACATTCTGATTGGCCTTCTTTTGATAGCTGCAGTTGCGGCATATGCCATTGGAGACGTTATCGATGCAGGAGTTATTGTCCTGGCTGTGCTTTTGAATGTCATAATGGGATTCATTCAGGAATACCGTTCAAGAAAAGCTATGGAAAGCCTTAAAAACCTTATGGTAAACACTGCAGTGGTGAAAAGAGACGGGACAATCCAGGAAATCAACTCCGAAGATTTGACCATTGGCGACATTGTGATTTTAGAGGAAGGTGTAAAGTCACCTGCAGATTTAAGGCTGATTGAATGCAATGATTTGAGCTGTGATGAGTCTTCACTTACCGGAGAGTCCGAAGCAATAAGAAAAGACATTGACGATAAGGTTTATATGGATTCAAATATCCTTGCAGGTAACGGAGTTGCCGTTGTCGAAAGCATAGGGATGAAAACTGAAATCGGTAAAATCGCAGAAATCGTTCAGGAGGAAGACGAGGACACTCCTTTAAAGGAAAAGGTGGGAAATCTCGGAAAGACCCTGTCACTTATTGCAATTGCGGTTTGTATAATAATATTTTTTATGGAACTTCTAAAGGGAATTCCTCTTGTTGAAACTTTCATGACTGCAGTTTCACTGGCTGTTGCAGCAATCCCTGAAGGTCTTCCTGCAGTCCTTACACTGACACTTGCACTTGGAATGTCACAGATGGCAAAATCAGATGCACTTGTAAGAAAACTCCTATCAGTTGAAACACTTGGATCATGTACAATCATCTGCAGTGATAAGACCGGAACACTTACAGAAAACAGAATGACTGTTGTTGACAGCTTTTATACCAACAAAAAGACAACACTGGAAATAGGAAAGCTGTGCAACAATGCAACACTTCACAATGGAGAAGTAATAGGTGACCAGACCGACGGGGCGATTTTAAAGCACTGCAAAGATTCTGAAATCTCACTTGAAAGGGTTGATGAAATCCCCCTTGACAGCAATCGTAAAATGATGAGCACTATACATAGACTGGACGGTGAAAAAACATTGGTCTTGACAAAAGGTGCTCCGGAAATAATTCTAGGCAAATGCAAATATATAGATTATGATGGAAATGTCAAAATAATTGATGATAAAAGCAAGGAAATCATACTTAAAAAAATTGATGAAATGAGTGACAATGCACTGAGAGTAATCGGATTTGCATACAAGCTCAATGATGAAGATGACCCTGAAGAGAATCTGACCTTTACAGGACTTCTCGGACTGATAGATCCTCCTAAAAAAGATGCCAGACAGGCAGTAAGCGACTGTATAAATGCAGGAATACAGGTTAAGATGATAACCGGAGACTATTTAAAGACTGCATGTGCAATCGCAAGGGATCTGGGAATACTTACAACAGGAAGAGCCATAACAGGCGAAGAGCTTGAAAGGATGAGCCTTGAAGAATACCACAAAATAGCCGATGAAATTCAGGTCTATGCAAGAGTTAAGCCTACACAAAAAATGAAGATTGTTGAAGCCCTTAAAGACAAAGGAAATGTAGTTGCAATGACCGGGGACGGAGTAAACGATGCGCCTGCACTTAAAAAGGCATCAATAGGAGTTGCAATGGGTGACGGAACAGACGTTGCCAAGGAATCCGCAGACATGATTCTTCAAAACAATGACTTTTCAACAATCGTGAAGGCGGTAAGGGAAGGACGTAAGATTTACGACAACATAAAAAGGTTCGTCAAGTTTCAGGTATCCACAAACGTCGGAGCGATACTTACAATTGTTGGAACATCACTGCTGACACTACCATTACCGTTCAATCCTGTACAGTTACTGTGGCTCAATATAGTTATGGATGGACCTCCTGCACAGACATTGGGTATTGAAGGAGCTGAAAGAGACGTCATGAACAGACCTCCTGAAACAGGAGACATCCTTACAAGAAAAACACTTCTTGAAATACTTCTTACAGGTCTTGTGATGGCCGTCGGTACAATAATAGTGTTCTTCTGGCAAATGAGTGTCGCCACCGAACAGAAGGCGATGACAGTTGCATTCACCCTATTTGTGATGTACCAGCTTTTCAATGCATATAACAGAAAGGCAAATTCCGAACAGTCAAGCAAGTTTCTCTACATTGCAATACTGATTTCATTCGCTCTGCAGCTGCTGATCATATACATCCCGCAACTTCAGGTGATATTCAGAACAACATCAATAGGCCTGATTGACTGGGCAGTCATTGTAATAGTGGCTTTCACCATTATCATATCTGAAAAAGTAATGAACAGGGTG
- a CDS encoding UPF0146 family protein has product MWQDFKDYILDEIGEKPTKIAEIGVGKFSMIADELEKKENITLIKTDINPADASVIRDDITDPDMELYEGTDIIYSIRPPSELQPYIVSLARKIGSQLIIKPLTNEDLNTPRVKMKLKNYKKASFYILK; this is encoded by the coding sequence ATGTGGCAAGATTTTAAGGATTACATTTTAGATGAAATCGGTGAAAAGCCAACGAAAATAGCTGAAATCGGAGTGGGCAAGTTTTCCATGATTGCAGATGAACTGGAAAAAAAGGAAAACATCACCCTTATAAAAACGGATATTAATCCTGCAGATGCATCCGTCATCAGGGACGACATCACAGATCCAGATATGGAGCTCTACGAAGGCACTGACATCATATATTCAATCAGGCCTCCAAGCGAACTTCAGCCATACATCGTAAGTCTTGCCCGAAAAATCGGCTCACAGCTTATCATCAAGCCGCTTACAAACGAAGATTTAAATACTCCCAGAGTTAAAATGAAATTAAAAAATTACAAAAAAGCAAGTTTTTACATTTTAAAGTGA
- the rimI gene encoding ribosomal protein S18-alanine N-acetyltransferase: MIIRKFVPTDLKRVFEIENMSFNQSYGIDMFQQLYDMGVGFLVAEDEGYVIGYVIFWIKYEYQGHIISIAVDKNYRRKGAGTKLLVKAIAILSLLNLNTIYLEVNENNVGAVEFYKSFNFKIDRTVPGYYENGDGAILMYIKLNSGKITAD, from the coding sequence ATGATAATTCGAAAGTTTGTTCCCACAGATTTAAAGAGGGTTTTTGAAATAGAAAACATGTCTTTCAACCAGTCCTATGGTATAGACATGTTTCAGCAGCTCTACGATATGGGTGTAGGTTTTCTGGTGGCTGAAGATGAAGGATATGTCATAGGATACGTCATATTCTGGATTAAATATGAATATCAGGGCCATATCATTTCCATAGCTGTTGATAAAAACTACCGCCGCAAGGGTGCTGGAACAAAGCTTTTGGTCAAGGCCATCGCCATCCTGTCACTTCTTAACCTGAACACCATATACCTTGAAGTGAATGAAAACAATGTAGGTGCCGTGGAATTTTATAAAAGCTTCAATTTCAAAATAGACAGGACAGTTCCGGGATATTACGAAAACGGTGATGGTGCCATATTGATGTATATAAAATTAAATTCCGGTAAAATTACCGCCGATTAG
- a CDS encoding zinc ribbon domain-containing protein, with translation MVLRRCPQCGSTSDDAYGFCIKCGREFPKIEVSKNSCPLCGFQNPNEADFCVKCGTPLVFKNNVENGNVVQPIVINRPDEQVMPPVQNRIETDGNEPITTFQKILVFFGYLFSILGGILGVIIGIYLSTRKNPSLKRHGHIQLAIFGFYVVIIAILFLTGNIPTEAFTNYTQLIGGNFTGI, from the coding sequence ATGGTTTTAAGAAGATGCCCTCAGTGCGGTTCAACAAGTGACGATGCATACGGATTCTGTATCAAGTGCGGTCGTGAATTTCCAAAAATTGAAGTTTCAAAAAATTCATGTCCTTTATGCGGTTTTCAAAATCCTAACGAAGCGGATTTCTGTGTAAAATGCGGAACACCACTGGTTTTCAAAAATAATGTGGAAAACGGTAATGTAGTTCAGCCTATCGTCATCAACCGTCCAGATGAACAGGTAATGCCCCCTGTACAAAACAGAATCGAAACTGATGGAAATGAACCGATAACCACATTTCAAAAGATTCTGGTATTTTTCGGATATCTCTTCTCAATTTTAGGGGGAATCCTGGGAGTAATCATTGGAATCTATCTTTCAACCAGGAAAAATCCGAGCCTTAAAAGACACGGCCACATCCAGCTTGCAATATTCGGATTCTATGTGGTTATTATTGCAATACTCTTTTTAACAGGAAACATACCTACAGAGGCATTTACAAACTACACCCAGCTAATCGGCGGTAATTTTACCGGAATTTAA
- the prf1 gene encoding peptide chain release factor aRF-1, with amino-acid sequence MAEVSSKELYEFKKVLKELAQKKGRGTELVSVYIPPDKQLSDVGKHMRDELGQSANIKSKQTKKNVQSAIEVILQRIRLYKQPPEHGLVLFVGMIPKGGPGTEKMETYVLEPPEPITTYWYKCNNEFFLEPLEYMIEERDTYGVAVIDRREATIASMKGKKINILTHITSGVPGKHKAGGQSQRRFDRVIEQAAHEFLKRIGDHMNDDFLPLKDDLKGIIIGGPGFTKSDFAEGDYLNYELKQKILTIEDISYTGDFGIREVIEKSAPVLSDLDVIHEKEIVQKFLGELTKDKGLASYGEDEVRTNLTIGAVDTLLLSEDLTAMRKKFVCPNCGTSKEFTVKTQSEADKIEERCPNCNELLKEEESADLADYFVEKAEEMSTNVEFISTETDEGMQLFRAFGGIAAILRYHVEY; translated from the coding sequence ATGGCTGAAGTATCATCAAAAGAATTATACGAATTCAAAAAAGTATTAAAAGAATTGGCACAGAAAAAAGGCAGAGGTACAGAGCTTGTTTCCGTTTATATTCCACCTGACAAACAGTTAAGTGATGTTGGTAAGCACATGAGAGATGAGCTTGGTCAGAGTGCGAACATCAAGAGTAAACAAACAAAGAAAAATGTACAGTCTGCTATCGAAGTTATACTGCAACGTATACGCTTATACAAACAGCCTCCTGAACATGGACTTGTGCTGTTTGTCGGAATGATTCCTAAAGGCGGTCCGGGTACAGAAAAGATGGAAACCTACGTTTTGGAACCGCCTGAACCAATTACAACATACTGGTACAAATGTAACAACGAGTTCTTCCTGGAACCTCTCGAATACATGATCGAGGAAAGGGATACCTACGGTGTGGCTGTAATCGACAGAAGGGAAGCTACCATCGCATCAATGAAAGGTAAAAAAATCAATATCCTTACCCACATTACCAGTGGGGTTCCTGGAAAGCACAAGGCGGGAGGGCAATCCCAGAGAAGGTTTGACCGTGTTATCGAACAGGCTGCTCACGAGTTTTTAAAACGTATCGGAGATCACATGAACGATGACTTCTTGCCTCTCAAGGATGATTTGAAAGGAATCATCATTGGAGGGCCTGGTTTTACCAAAAGCGATTTTGCAGAAGGAGATTACCTCAACTACGAGCTCAAGCAGAAAATCCTGACCATCGAGGACATATCTTATACCGGAGATTTCGGTATCCGTGAAGTGATTGAAAAGTCAGCTCCTGTACTGAGCGACCTTGACGTTATCCATGAAAAGGAAATAGTTCAGAAATTTTTAGGTGAGCTCACCAAAGATAAAGGGCTTGCTTCCTACGGTGAGGATGAGGTCAGAACAAATCTTACAATCGGTGCGGTTGACACACTTCTTTTGTCTGAAGACTTAACTGCAATGCGCAAGAAATTCGTATGTCCTAACTGCGGAACCTCCAAGGAGTTCACAGTCAAGACACAGTCTGAAGCTGACAAAATCGAAGAAAGATGTCCTAACTGTAATGAGCTTTTAAAAGAAGAAGAATCTGCTGATTTGGCGGATTACTTTGTTGAAAAGGCTGAAGAAATGAGTACCAATGTTGAGTTCATTTCCACTGAAACTGATGAAGGTATGCAACTGTTCAGGGCTTTCGGTGGAATAGCTGCAATATTAAGGTATCATGTTGAATACTAG
- the gdhA gene encoding NADP-specific glutamate dehydrogenase, whose amino-acid sequence MSYVDEVIETIIEQNPSEPEFHQAVREVLESLRVVIEENEEEYRKNALLERLTNPERQLKFRVPWIDDNGQVQVNTGYRVQFNSAIGPYKGGLRFHPSVNVGIIKFLGFEQIFKNSLTGLPIGGGKGGSDFDPKGKSDREIMAFCQSFMTELCKYIGADTDVPAGDIGVGGREIGFLFGQYKRIRGLYEGVLTGKGLSFGGSLARTEATGYGLLYFTNAMLKANDIDIAGKTILVSGAGNVAIYAIEKAQQLGGKPVTCSDSTGWIYDPEGIDVELLKEVKEVRRERLTAYAEARPSAEYHEGKGVWTVKADIALPCATQNELQLEDAKALVENGIVAVAEGANMPTTIEATEYLQENGVLFAPGKASNAGGVATSALEMSQNSERLSWSFEEVDGKLQNIMETIFANVAEAAAEYDMDKNYVAGANIAGFKKVVDAMNAQGIV is encoded by the coding sequence TTGTCATACGTAGATGAAGTAATAGAAACCATAATTGAACAAAACCCTTCAGAACCTGAATTCCACCAAGCAGTACGCGAAGTATTGGAATCCTTAAGGGTAGTAATTGAAGAAAACGAAGAAGAATACAGAAAAAATGCACTTCTTGAAAGATTAACCAATCCGGAAAGACAACTCAAATTCCGTGTCCCATGGATTGACGACAACGGACAAGTACAAGTAAACACCGGATACAGAGTACAGTTCAACAGTGCAATCGGACCTTACAAAGGCGGATTACGTTTCCACCCATCTGTAAATGTCGGTATTATCAAATTCTTAGGTTTCGAACAAATTTTCAAAAACTCCTTGACCGGACTTCCAATCGGCGGAGGTAAAGGTGGATCCGACTTTGATCCTAAAGGAAAATCAGACAGAGAAATCATGGCATTCTGTCAATCTTTCATGACCGAGTTATGCAAATACATTGGTGCTGATACCGATGTTCCTGCTGGAGATATTGGAGTAGGCGGTCGCGAAATTGGTTTCTTATTCGGTCAATACAAAAGAATCAGAGGATTATACGAAGGAGTATTAACTGGTAAAGGATTATCATTCGGTGGATCTTTAGCAAGAACTGAAGCTACCGGATACGGATTATTATACTTCACAAACGCTATGTTAAAAGCAAACGACATCGATATCGCAGGAAAAACCATCCTCGTATCCGGTGCAGGTAACGTAGCTATTTACGCAATCGAAAAAGCTCAACAATTAGGCGGTAAACCTGTAACCTGTTCCGATTCAACCGGTTGGATTTACGACCCTGAAGGAATCGACGTTGAATTATTAAAAGAAGTCAAAGAAGTAAGAAGAGAAAGATTAACTGCATACGCAGAAGCAAGACCATCTGCTGAATACCACGAAGGTAAAGGTGTATGGACCGTTAAAGCTGACATCGCTCTTCCATGTGCTACCCAAAACGAATTGCAATTAGAAGATGCTAAAGCATTAGTTGAAAACGGTATTGTTGCAGTTGCTGAAGGAGCAAACATGCCAACCACAATCGAAGCAACCGAATACTTACAGGAAAATGGCGTATTATTCGCACCTGGTAAAGCTTCCAACGCTGGTGGAGTAGCTACTTCCGCTCTTGAAATGTCACAAAACTCCGAAAGATTATCCTGGTCTTTCGAAGAAGTTGACGGCAAACTTCAAAACATTATGGAAACTATCTTTGCAAATGTTGCAGAAGCTGCTGCTGAATACGACATGGACAAAAACTATGTTGCAGGAGCAAACATTGCAGGATTCAAGAAAGTTGTTGACGCTATGAACGCACAAGGAATCGTATAG
- a CDS encoding ATP-binding protein, with product MIPWGTRENLREDEFYNRVAEIDNLKSLLNTTSNGNAPQILLTGLRGVGKTVFLKKIKKELDDDYLVAYINFSKAECYQKRNMSVVGLLEFFFKEFLIEAKNKNLNTLDKKIEKYFKVNDFKIKDFIQLDKFPMPIFDSETNVEKLMDFVLTLPEKVHEKNSNKIKGVLIFIDEFQIIKELDDYKESFLWKLRSYIQNQNYISYVFSGSMSMQDELISEIASQRGAFGGRMLTINISPFSKETVKSYLTQEAPNLKFSDDGFDRFYKCTSGIPAYVNIFATLLPKDMELDENLVKSEFEDKIKVINTHLIVMWDKLTLREQYIIISLIDGPLKRNEIAKTLNVTTGSISKPLVNLQHQELVILENNSYHLSEPILKRWLELEFEKTGTYPFRLD from the coding sequence ATGATACCGTGGGGAACTAGAGAAAATCTTCGTGAAGATGAATTTTACAATAGGGTTGCAGAAATAGACAATCTTAAAAGCCTTTTAAATACAACATCTAATGGGAATGCACCGCAAATTTTGTTAACTGGTCTTAGAGGTGTTGGAAAAACAGTATTTCTTAAAAAAATTAAAAAAGAATTGGATGACGATTATTTGGTGGCGTATATCAATTTCTCTAAGGCGGAATGTTATCAAAAAAGAAACATGTCTGTAGTGGGACTACTAGAATTTTTCTTTAAAGAATTTCTAATTGAAGCAAAAAATAAGAATTTAAACACTTTGGATAAGAAAATAGAGAAATACTTTAAAGTTAATGATTTTAAAATCAAAGATTTCATTCAACTTGATAAGTTTCCAATGCCTATTTTTGACAGTGAAACCAATGTTGAAAAACTAATGGATTTTGTTTTAACATTGCCTGAAAAGGTTCATGAAAAAAATTCCAATAAAATAAAAGGAGTGTTAATTTTCATAGATGAATTCCAAATTATTAAGGAATTAGATGATTACAAGGAATCATTTTTATGGAAATTAAGAAGTTATATACAAAATCAAAATTATATTTCATATGTTTTTTCCGGATCAATGAGTATGCAAGATGAATTGATTTCTGAAATCGCAAGTCAAAGAGGTGCTTTTGGAGGCAGAATGCTTACAATTAATATTTCTCCATTTAGTAAGGAAACAGTAAAATCCTATTTAACACAAGAAGCTCCAAATCTAAAATTCAGTGATGATGGATTTGACAGGTTCTATAAATGCACTTCGGGAATTCCTGCATATGTGAATATTTTTGCAACATTGCTTCCAAAGGATATGGAACTGGATGAAAATTTGGTAAAATCTGAATTTGAAGATAAGATTAAGGTTATTAACACTCACCTAATTGTAATGTGGGATAAATTAACACTGCGTGAGCAATACATTATAATTTCTTTAATTGATGGACCTTTAAAAAGAAATGAAATTGCAAAGACACTAAATGTTACTACTGGTTCTATTAGTAAACCTTTAGTTAATCTCCAACACCAAGAATTAGTGATTTTGGAAAATAATTCGTACCATCTATCTGAACCAATACTTAAAAGATGGTTAGAATTGGAATTTGAGAAAACTGGAACCTATCCATTTAGATTGGATTAA
- a CDS encoding NAD(P)/FAD-dependent oxidoreductase, with amino-acid sequence MIETDVIVVGSGPAGSSAAKHAALGGAKVILMDKKSEIGSPKRCAEDVPVKGLEKLGIELSPLWIAKIIWGIRIQTPDGTDLWLPKDQTNPSEADCVLERKVFDKHMAMDAARAGAEIRIKTLVTCIEKIENGFIVETESMGKKQDFKCKILVAADGVEGHVARWAGLRPAAKAKEMGSCVQYEMCNVEFEKQGFIEFYFGSCAPGGYAWIFPKGDDIANVGLGLFSHKAEKTAKEYLDDFVAKSPYLKNAQAVELNVGGDPAGGMIEKIYDDNIMVVGDAAGQVNPLTGEGIVPGMIGGKCAGQVAAQAIKEDCSKKFLKFYDKMVREELSYDNEAYKKVQEYVYSLSDGELDEIGHALEGESFDEASSAEVVKKLIEISPKASRYLGKLV; translated from the coding sequence ATGATTGAAACTGATGTAATAGTTGTTGGTTCCGGACCTGCAGGTTCCAGCGCAGCAAAACACGCTGCATTAGGTGGAGCAAAAGTTATTTTAATGGATAAAAAATCTGAAATAGGTTCACCGAAAAGATGTGCTGAAGATGTGCCTGTTAAAGGTCTGGAAAAATTAGGAATCGAACTTTCCCCTCTTTGGATTGCCAAAATAATTTGGGGTATAAGAATTCAAACACCGGATGGAACAGACCTCTGGTTACCAAAAGATCAAACAAATCCTTCCGAAGCAGATTGTGTCCTTGAAAGAAAAGTATTCGATAAACACATGGCTATGGATGCCGCAAGAGCAGGTGCCGAAATCAGAATTAAAACTTTAGTAACCTGTATTGAAAAAATTGAAAACGGTTTTATTGTTGAAACAGAATCCATGGGTAAAAAACAGGATTTCAAATGTAAAATATTGGTTGCAGCTGACGGTGTTGAAGGGCATGTCGCAAGATGGGCAGGTCTTAGACCTGCTGCAAAAGCAAAAGAAATGGGGTCCTGTGTACAATACGAAATGTGCAATGTTGAATTTGAAAAACAGGGTTTCATTGAATTTTATTTTGGGTCATGTGCTCCTGGAGGATACGCATGGATTTTCCCTAAAGGGGATGACATCGCAAATGTCGGTTTAGGGCTTTTTTCACACAAAGCAGAAAAAACAGCTAAAGAATACCTTGATGATTTTGTCGCCAAGTCTCCATACTTAAAAAATGCTCAGGCTGTTGAATTAAATGTCGGAGGAGATCCCGCCGGGGGAATGATCGAAAAAATTTATGACGACAATATTATGGTTGTCGGGGATGCAGCAGGTCAGGTAAACCCATTAACAGGTGAAGGAATTGTTCCGGGCATGATTGGTGGAAAGTGTGCCGGTCAGGTAGCCGCTCAGGCTATTAAAGAGGATTGCTCTAAAAAATTCTTAAAATTTTATGATAAAATGGTTCGTGAAGAACTTAGCTATGATAATGAAGCATATAAAAAAGTGCAGGAATATGTATATTCCCTGTCTGATGGAGAATTGGATGAGATTGGTCATGCACTTGAAGGAGAAAGCTTTGATGAGGCTTCATCTGCTGAAGTAGTTAAAAAATTAATTGAAATATCTCCGAAAGCTTCACGCTATTTGGGAAAATTAGTATAG
- a CDS encoding ATP-binding protein, whose translation MIKRELYLNQIRNLFGTDFIKVIVGLRRCGKTSLLKSIIEELQNQGIKKENIIYISFELVEYKNIFTSEQLDETVLNLTSNIEGKIYLLFDEIQQVESWEKSINSYRASFDCDIYITGSNSKLLSNELATLLAGRYIKISLYPFSFKEVLQYRREIDKIKLDGEFIKKQFNEYLLFGGMPGLLAIRDDDTKINALQDIYDSIIVHDILSRYTINEIDLFKRFSHYLMNSTGQTFSKTSITNYLKSENKRTTRNTISNFTDYLKDSLFCKMVRRQDILGKKILKTEEKYYLTDQGFHHALVDNNNNWLGRILENVVFNELVRRGYSVKIGKIRNKEIDFVCEKHDNKIYVQVAYILSSSETIEREFSPLMDVPDKYDAYVLSMDEFDMSRDGIKHKNIIDFLLDDEI comes from the coding sequence ATGATTAAACGGGAGTTGTATTTAAATCAAATTCGAAATCTTTTTGGAACGGATTTCATTAAGGTTATTGTAGGGCTTCGAAGATGCGGCAAAACTTCTTTACTTAAAAGCATAATTGAAGAGCTTCAAAATCAAGGTATAAAAAAAGAGAATATTATTTATATCTCATTTGAATTGGTTGAATATAAAAATATTTTCACATCCGAACAGTTAGATGAAACTGTATTAAATCTAACAAGCAACATTGAAGGCAAAATATATCTTCTTTTTGATGAAATTCAACAGGTTGAATCCTGGGAAAAATCCATCAATTCTTATAGGGCTTCATTTGATTGTGATATTTACATTACCGGATCCAATTCAAAACTATTGTCAAATGAATTGGCTACCCTTCTTGCTGGAAGATATATTAAAATCAGTTTGTATCCATTTTCATTTAAAGAGGTATTGCAATACCGCAGGGAAATTGATAAAATAAAATTAGATGGGGAATTCATTAAAAAACAATTTAATGAATATCTGTTATTTGGGGGTATGCCTGGTTTGCTTGCAATAAGAGATGATGATACAAAAATCAATGCTCTTCAAGACATTTATGATTCAATAATTGTTCATGATATTCTCTCAAGATATACTATAAATGAAATTGATTTATTTAAACGTTTTTCACATTATCTAATGAATTCTACTGGACAAACTTTCTCTAAAACCAGTATTACAAATTATCTAAAAAGTGAAAATAAAAGAACAACACGTAATACTATCTCAAATTTCACGGATTATCTTAAAGACTCATTATTCTGCAAAATGGTAAGACGTCAGGATATTTTGGGTAAAAAAATACTAAAAACTGAAGAAAAATATTATTTGACAGATCAAGGTTTCCACCATGCATTGGTTGACAATAACAATAACTGGTTAGGCAGGATTTTGGAAAATGTTGTTTTCAACGAATTAGTTAGAAGGGGTTATTCTGTAAAAATTGGAAAGATTCGTAATAAGGAAATAGATTTTGTTTGTGAAAAACATGACAATAAGATATATGTTCAAGTAGCATATATTTTATCTTCTTCCGAAACAATTGAAAGAGAATTTTCACCGTTAATGGATGTTCCGGATAAGTATGATGCTTATGTTTTAAGCATGGATGAATTTGACATGTCTCGGGATGGAATTAAACATAAAAACATCATTGATTTCTTATTGGATGATGAAATTTAG